A stretch of Bacillus pseudomycoides DNA encodes these proteins:
- a CDS encoding glutaredoxin family protein encodes MKKIEVYTQPDCPPCTIVKEFLKHNNVTYEEFDVKKDASARNRLLYDYNSYSTPTVVIDGEVVSGFQIEKLQQLLNLEQE; translated from the coding sequence ATGAAAAAAATTGAGGTTTATACACAACCAGATTGTCCACCATGTACGATTGTAAAAGAATTTTTAAAGCACAATAACGTAACATACGAAGAATTCGATGTCAAAAAGGATGCTTCTGCTCGCAACCGTCTTTTATATGACTATAACTCATACTCAACTCCAACCGTTGTCATTGATGGAGAGGTTGTCTCTGGTTTTCAAATTGAAAAATTACAACAGTTACTAAATCTAGAACAGGAATAG
- a CDS encoding YkuJ family protein — MSLLQGILTRLVSLQEQAESGEVAQRYFEVNGERKCSVKFFDKSEMYELEVYQQGEKPQVYQFDNIDMVAIEIYDIIS, encoded by the coding sequence ATGTCTCTACTCCAAGGAATTTTAACTCGACTTGTTAGTCTACAAGAACAAGCTGAAAGCGGTGAAGTAGCGCAACGCTATTTTGAAGTGAACGGTGAGCGTAAATGTAGCGTGAAATTTTTTGATAAAAGTGAAATGTATGAGTTAGAAGTGTATCAACAAGGCGAAAAGCCACAAGTGTATCAATTTGATAACATTGATATGGTTGCGATTGAGATTTACGATATTATTTCTTGA
- a CDS encoding DUF3993 domain-containing protein: MKKYGIWFVLFLCVAFLVGYSVTTVLGKEEIKMDRKEVFTTIQKGYEAQFSIRGKHLSMGKMYDALSPYFTNNFLQVFTDENSNGDKRNGEYLLPTKEAPLSFTSQTKLAYDEEHRLLYVYERMKNEQYQILTLQKEEGKWKLAGYHESQQLLTEMQKLQELKEQE; this comes from the coding sequence ATGAAAAAATATGGAATTTGGTTTGTTCTATTTCTATGTGTTGCCTTTCTAGTTGGGTATAGTGTTACAACGGTTCTTGGTAAAGAAGAAATAAAAATGGATCGAAAAGAGGTATTTACAACGATTCAAAAGGGATATGAGGCACAATTTTCAATTCGTGGGAAGCATTTATCGATGGGTAAAATGTATGATGCGTTGTCACCGTATTTTACAAATAACTTCCTTCAAGTTTTTACGGATGAAAATAGCAATGGTGATAAACGAAATGGTGAATATTTACTCCCTACAAAAGAAGCTCCTCTTTCTTTTACTTCTCAAACGAAATTAGCATATGATGAAGAACATAGACTTTTATATGTATACGAACGGATGAAAAATGAACAGTATCAAATTCTTACCTTGCAAAAAGAAGAAGGGAAATGGAAGTTAGCTGGTTATCATGAGAGTCAGCAACTTTTGACAGAAATGCAAAAATTACAGGAGTTGAAAGAACAGGAATAG